The following are encoded in a window of Cervus canadensis isolate Bull #8, Minnesota chromosome 11, ASM1932006v1, whole genome shotgun sequence genomic DNA:
- the CAVIN3 gene encoding caveolae-associated protein 3: MGESALESGPVPGAPAGGPVHAVTVVTLLEKLATMLETLRERQGGLAQRQGGLAGSVRRIQSNLGALSRSHDTTSNTLAQLLAKAERVGSHADAAQERAVRRAAQVQRLEANHGLLVARGKLHVLLFKEEAEIPAKAFQKAPEPLGLADQAELGPQQAEAEAEESSDEEEPVESRARRLRRSGLEKVQSLRRALSGRKGHAAPAPTPVKPPRLGPGRSAEGQPEAQPALESKLEPEPPQDTEEDPGRPAAAEAAAVLQVESAA, translated from the exons ATGGGGGAGAGCGCTCTGGAGTCGGGGCCTGTGCCCGGAGCGCCGGCCGGGGGCCCGGTGCACGCCGTCACGGTGGTGACCCTGCTGGAGAAGCTGGCCACCATGCTGGAGACGCTGCGCGAGCGGCAGGGGGGCCTGGCTCAGAGGCAGGGCGGCCTGGCGGGCTCCGTGCGCCGCATCCAGAGCAACCTGGGCGCGCTGAGTCGCAGCCACGACACCACGAGCAACACGCTGGCGCAGCTCCTGGCCAAGGCGGAGCGCGTGGGCTCGCACGCGGATGCCGCCCAGGAGCGCGCCGTGCGCCGCGCCGCCCAGGTGCAGCGGCTGGAGGCCAACCACGGGCTGCTGGTGGCGCGCGGGAAGCTCCACGTTCTGCTCTTCAAG GAGGAGGCTGAAATCCCAGCCAAGGCCTTCCAGAAGGCGCCGGAGCCCTTAGGCCTGGCGGACCAGGCTGAACTTGGCCCACAGCAGGCCGAAGCCGAAGCTGAGGAGAGCTCGGACGAGGAGGAGCCGGTGGAGTCCAGGGCGCGGAGGCTGCGGCGCAGCGGCTTGGAGAAGGTGCAGAGCCTGCGAAGGGCCCTTTCAGGCCGCAAAGGCCATGCCGCGCCAGCACCCACGCCTGTTAAGCCACCTCGCCTTGGGCCGGGCCGGAGTGCTGAGGGCCAGCCGGAAGCCCAGCCTGCGCTGGAGTCCAAGCTGGAGCCGGAACCTCCGCAGGACACCGAGGAGGATCCCGGGAGACCTGCGGCTGCCGAAGCGGCGGCTGTGCTCCAAGTAGAGAGTGCGGCCTGA